A genomic region of Saccopteryx bilineata isolate mSacBil1 chromosome 1, mSacBil1_pri_phased_curated, whole genome shotgun sequence contains the following coding sequences:
- the LOC136320116 gene encoding small ribosomal subunit protein uS10-like translates to MAFKDSGKTPVKSEVASHRIRITLTNRNVKSLEMVCADLIRGAKEKNLKVKGPFQMPTKALRITTRKTLCGEGSKTWDRFQMRIHKHLIDLHSPSEIVKQITSINIEPGLEDEVTIADA, encoded by the coding sequence ATGGCTTTTAAAGATTCTGGAAAGACACCTGTGAAATCAGAGGTGGCCAGTCACCGAATTAGAATTACTCTAACCAACCGCAACGTAAAATCTCTGGAGATGGTGTGTGCTGACTTGATCAGAGGTGCAAAGGAAAAGAATCTCAAAGTGAAAGGACCCTTTCAGATGCCTACCAAGGCTCTAAGAATCACTACAAGAAAAACACTCTGTGGGGAAGGTTCTAAGACTTGGGATCGGTTTCAGATGAGGATCCACAAACATCTCATTGACTTGCACAGCCCTTCTGAGATTGTTAAACAGATTACTTCCATCAATATTGAGCCAGGACTTGAGGACGAAGTCACCATTgcagatgcttaa